The DNA segment aaaacacaccaaAGAAGTGAATTATTTCTACAAAGAAGGCAGCAAAAAAAAGATCAGTAGCTACGTAGTAGATTGCTCACATGctttggctgaccaccaaacaAACAAGATAGAGATATAAAAACTCTTTAGTCCTTAATTTTCAGATTGAAAGAGGCGAACAAAAAAATGTCTATGTGGATCGTTCTAGCTTGCATGCTCACATCATGGATCTTCTTGCACCGATGGGGACAGAGGAACAAGAGAGGTCCCAAGACATGGCCTTTGGTCGGAGCAGCCATTGAGCAGTTGACTAACTTTGACCGAATGCACGACTGGCTCGTTGAGTATCTTTACGACTCAAGAACCGTAGTGGTTCCTATGCCCTTCACCACTTATACATACATAGCAGATCCCATCAATGTAGAACACGTCCTCAAAACCAACTTCTCCAACTACCCAAAGGTGAGAAACAAACTCTTTTACTAATGTGTAAGTGTTATTGTcattttcatttatgttttttttttgtgtgaaatAAGGGAGAGACGTACCACTCCTATATGGAAGTTTTGTTGGGAGATGGGATCTTCAATTCAGATGGAGAGCTCTGGAGGAAACAGAGGAAAACCGCGAGTTTCGAGTTTGCTTCCAAGAATCTCAGAGACTTCAGTACTgtagtgtttaaagagtataGCCTCAAGCTCTTCTCCATCCTTTGTCAAGCTTCTTTCAAAGACCAACAAGTAGACATGCAGGTACAATCCACCCATTATATTCAAGATCATATCTAAAGCATGTCCATCGGTGAGATGAGCACCAGTttctaaacttaaaaaaaaaaatatggcaaaagagaaagagagattgcCAGAGAGTATCCCTGCATACAAATTTTAGGAACCACATTAGAAACTACCTTGCCAAATGTCATTATATTATTAGCTAAATTtctgttattattaaaaatttaattcaataatctaattaaataaaaaatattcttattatGACTTTTAGATACCTATTTAAGTTTCTATACCGTTGAGGAATTTATGGGTCATAAACATTTTTAGGTTAAtcttaataagaaaatatttcaaCAATTTGGAGGTCACTCGTCACTTGTATAATAATTCTACAAAATTTAGAAGTCAAGACGAATGTTTCATGTGGTTGTGTCCAGAACCAGTCCTAGTCATATCTATGAACATGTCGTATGTTCTCTTCTTTTAAATCCTTTTCTTGATATTTTTGGCTGCAGGAACTGTTGATGAGAATGACTCTAGACTCCATATGTAAAGTGGGATTTGGTGTGGAGATAGGAACATTGGCTCCAGATCTACCAGAGAATCGCTTTGCTAAGGCTTTCGATACCGCAAATATAATCGTAACACTTCGTTTCATAGACCCTCTTTGGAAGATGAAAAAGTACCTTAACATAGGATCTGAGGCATTACTTGGCAAGAGCATAAAAGTAGTCGATGATTTCACATATTCAATGATAAGAAGAAGGAAAACAGAGATATTAGAGGCACAAAAATCTCCTTCCAACAACATTAaggtaaaaaaataatgttagaaCTCAAATGTATATGCATGCACTTGTCACGTAGtaacatttttttctcaaaatgtacTAGATGAAGCATGATATACTCTCGAGGTTTATTGAGATCAGCGACGATCCTGATAGCAAATCAACTGAGAAAAGCCTAAGAGATATAGTCCTCAACTTTGTTATTGCTGGAAGAGATACAACAGCAACAACTCTCACTTGGgctatatatatgataatgatGAATGAACATGTGGCCGAGAAGCTTTGCTCAGAGCTACAAGAACTCGAAAGAGAAAAGGCCGAAGAGACAAACACACCGTTGCGTCAATACGATACAGAGGACTTCAAGTCCTTCAACGAGAGGGTAACACAGTTTGCAGGAATGTTGAGTTATGATTCTTTAGGAAAATTACATTACTTACATGCTGTGGTAACAGAAACACTTCGTCTCTACCCAGCAGTTCCTCAGGTATATATCACACCATTAATCCATAAAAAAATTGGGAAACAAGTGGGACTTAcaacttaaatattttaaaacattgtaGGATCCAAAAGGAGTGTTAGAAGATGATATATTGCCTAATGGAACAAAAGTAAAAGCAGGAGGTATGGTAACATATGTTCCTTACTCAATGGGTCGTATGGAATACAACTGGGGATCAGATGCAGCCACGTTTAAACCCGAGAGATGGCTTAAAGATGGGATGTTTCAGAACGCTTCCCCATTCAAGTTCACAGCATTTCAGGTATAAGCTAACAAACACATACTAATTTTTTATATGGATTATGAAAAATGTCAACATTAAGAAATGTGAGTTTGTGTGAGTGATCATGCAGGCTGGACCTAGGATATGCTTGGGAAAGGATTCAGCTTATCTACAAATGAAGATGGCGATGGCAATTCTTTGCAGATTTTATAAGTTCCATTTGGTACCAAATCATCCTGTCAAGTACCGGATGATGACAATTCTATCTATGGCGCATGGTTTGAAAGTTACTGTATCCAGACGTTCatagacaaaaacaaaaagagagaacAATAAAGAGAAAGTCTAATCCAGTGTGGAAATGATACAAGAAGATAAGATACACAAatcttttttaaacattttgctCTTAAACTATCAAAGAATATATCAATTGTCCAAGTGAATATATAATTTCAAGTTTCATGTTCTAAGATTActtcttttcaataaaaatcTTAAGTTCTGATTAATATAAACTTgctaataaattaattatttttggttaTGCTTAAGATTACGagaattatgaaaaaatattccaaaaactTATCTATCTCTATCAAATTGAACAGATCATGCCAAGATCAAACTATGGTAAAGAGTTTAACAAAACAACTAGGTAATAACTCGCGCTTTGCACGGAATGTGAtcattagtttcgttatttttaataagaagacattaatctgtttaatctggatatcggttcggtttacgttgtttttttgtttttaatctcctaaaatataactatcattttaaattaatatttatttagtttgttcAGTTAAAATGTtcgatgtttttgttttttttttcatgtgataatcaaaaattattattatttgtttgttttcatgttatgaatcttagatattcgtgatgtcgaaccaatggtttcatatatagtttctaaacggataatagttttaaaaaaaattattaaaacaaatcattttattacaatttgatcgatagtgaaagaagcattaagaaaaagaatattttaacttaaaaaaaaattagatattttagtTGTGGTAAATGCTTAGTTATAAGGTGTTCACGTaaatgtgcacatgtatgtgtatgtaaaagtatataaagatggttgataaatatataaagatattgttaattaatattaaatgatatttttttctcaaaataatacatgaaaaataaaattcttaaaatgaaattatttaaaaacaaaaatattgtaaactttatataaactataatatataacttatatataattctttaaatatatgtgtatatatatgcatataacagatcaaattggatatttgttgttataaatattgatatttgtgatttgctttatttttgtacggatattgcattttagtatttgatttgtttcgtagagtaacggatatccagattttttggttcgaatcaaaatagataacgaatcgaatcaaaatttatgaataattcgTCCAGATTTATtcgtaaacagtaaaaataacgtaaagaagaaccatgcatgtgagttttatattaataaaaacgtaaagtacacagtgtgaacatatttatgtagagtttgaCTGAGAAACTCTCAACATGTGACATGTGTCTATTTTAGTgttaacatatttattacaatgcttctacaCGTGACATGTGTCTAATTTAGTAtgaacatatttattataatgtttatcctttaatatataagagatcatgtaccaaatttatttatttaaaaaaaattatgtaaatattgAGTTATCATATATCAAATGCAGTCAAAccaaatatgtataaatatatcaCTTCCATATCAGCCATTATAATTCTTGCAATGACACCCTTTAAATCTTAACCAATAGGCATAtttccattaaaaaaaatttgtttctatGTAAATAATATTGAGTTTAGATCATATACCAAATGCAGTTAAACCAAATAtgtaatgtatatatatcactTCCATATAAGTCAACAAAAATGATTTATTGTATATTTGACTCTTGATATTATTGGAATATTCGGCCCATGAAGGCCCAAACCGTGTCCTGAGAGAATAAAATGCTGCGTTAAGTTGAGGCATCGCCATCAACATCGTGTGGAACGTGGAGCTCACATACTAAACAAGATCCGATCTAACCCCGGTTCTCGTCGGAATCTCTTCACGGTTAACCGGCGTTCCTCATCCACCTTTTCGGTAATCTCTTTCCGATTGAAACTTTTTATTCTTTCTGTTTTGATTATGCGCGGCTGCTCCTGTGTCAAGAGTATGGCTGTGTCAAGAGTAGTGTTGTTATCAAGATCTTGATAGGCTTCGCATTGAAAAAAGAGtggactttaaaaaaaaataaataaattataatcagTACTAGTGTTTTGAGTTTTGTAGTGATAACGATATAAACAGTATATGTGTTTGGTTCTCGACTGTGGAATGTTTCTGTTGACTCCTTAGATCAAAAGTGACAAAAGTGATTTTTACTGTAGTaagatttaattatttattgtaaTTCCAGTTATGGAAGACGGCAAGGGAAAGGAGCTTGTTGGTGATACTCCTCCTTCAGTTGAACAAAATGATAACAAGAAGGTTTCAGGTGAAACGGAGATTCATAAGGAGCCATCACGTGAGAGTGAGGTAATCactttgagatcatattatgaTATCGGTATTCTCTGTATTCATTCTTTATTTGGTATTAGGAAAATGCGATCAAGAAGAAGTATGGAGGATTGTTGCCAAAGAAGATTCCTTTGATATCCAAGGTTAGCTTTGTTTTTCACCGTTGAtacataaaaactaaatatgTTTATACTATAATCCATTATAGAAAGCTAATTCTAATCATGTTTAAGGACCATGAGCGCGCGTTTTTTGACTCAGCTGATTGGGCATTAGGCAAGGTGATTTTCTTCCATACTTACTAACAACCTTTgtgactattttttttttttgaatcttttaCTGTCTCTTTGTAATGTCGTGTGCAATTTACAAAAGAGCTGTTAAAGTAAGTAATGCAAAGCATTGAAAGAAGCTAACAATTTGAATTTGCCATTGTAATCAGCAAAAAGGACAGAAGCCAAAAGGGCCTTTGGAAGCTCTCCGACCAAAACTGCAGGTAAAAAAGTTGAAAgctagcttctttttttttttctgtgtatTCTCCACTTGGTTCTTTGTTTTGTCTTAATATCTATCTGTTTCACGCAACAGCCAACCCCGCACCAGCAACCAAGAGCGAGACGGATGGCTTTATCTTCAGGCGACAACACTGAAGGTGacattttttttagataaatGAACTCAGAATCTTGTTTTCTTGATTTAGTGTGACATATATCAACTCTAACTCATTCAATGTATCTCGTGAAAATCAGACGCTGAGGCTGACACCAACGAACCTATCGATGACCAACAAGCTAGCGCATCAGCTGTTGACAATGCCAAGGATGATGGAGGCATCGATGATGCTGACGCCAAAGACAACATCAAGTCATgaacaaacatatataaatctCTTTGAGGAGCAACATCAGAAGTCAATTTACTGAAGAATAAGCGACCAGCTTTACTTTGCAGTGGTTGTAGTAATAtcgagtctctctctctctctctctctctctctctctctctctttacatTATATTTCATACTTGGGTTTCAGCAAATCTGTATCACCATACAAAACCTAGTAGTTGTTTGAAACGTCTATTTGACGATT comes from the Brassica napus cultivar Da-Ae chromosome A7, Da-Ae, whole genome shotgun sequence genome and includes:
- the LOC106354074 gene encoding uncharacterized protein LOC106354074, producing MEDGKGKELVGDTPPSVEQNDNKKVSGETEIHKEPSRESEENAIKKKYGGLLPKKIPLISKDHERAFFDSADWALGKQKGQKPKGPLEALRPKLQPTPHQQPRARRMALSSGDNTEDAEADTNEPIDDQQASASAVDNAKDDGGIDDADAKDNIKS
- the LOC106357195 gene encoding cytochrome P450 704B1; translation: MSMWIVLACMLTSWIFLHRWGQRNKRGPKTWPLVGAAIEQLTNFDRMHDWLVEYLYDSRTVVVPMPFTTYTYIADPINVEHVLKTNFSNYPKGETYHSYMEVLLGDGIFNSDGELWRKQRKTASFEFASKNLRDFSTVVFKEYSLKLFSILCQASFKDQQVDMQELLMRMTLDSICKVGFGVEIGTLAPDLPENRFAKAFDTANIIVTLRFIDPLWKMKKYLNIGSEALLGKSIKVVDDFTYSMIRRRKTEILEAQKSPSNNIKMKHDILSRFIEISDDPDSKSTEKSLRDIVLNFVIAGRDTTATTLTWAIYMIMMNEHVAEKLCSELQELEREKAEETNTPLRQYDTEDFKSFNERVTQFAGMLSYDSLGKLHYLHAVVTETLRLYPAVPQDPKGVLEDDILPNGTKVKAGGMVTYVPYSMGRMEYNWGSDAATFKPERWLKDGMFQNASPFKFTAFQAGPRICLGKDSAYLQMKMAMAILCRFYKFHLVPNHPVKYRMMTILSMAHGLKVTVSRRS